The Flavobacteriales bacterium sequence AAGAGAAATGGAAGAAGTACAAATGAACATGATGCCGCGCATCGGGGATCATGCCCCAGATTTCGAGGCAATGACGACAAAAGGCAAAATCAAATTCAGTGATTTTGCCAAGGACAAATGGGTGGTGATGTTCTCACATCCAGCTGATTTCACTCCGGTGTGTACCACTGAGATGAGTGGTTTTGCTCAGCGCAAATCGGAATTCGATGCATTGAACACAGAACTCTTGGGCTTGAGCATAGATAGTATCCATGCACACCTGGGCTGGGTGAACAATGTGAAAAAGAACACAGGGGTCTATTTCGATTTCCCTATTGTGGCAGATATCGATATGAAAGTCTCCAAACTCTATGGAATGCTTCAACCCAATGAGAGTGAGACAGCAGCCGTACGAGCTGTATTCTTCATCGACCCGAGCAAGAAAATCCGTCTCATCATGTACTATCCCCTCAATGTGGGACGCAACATGGATGAGATCCTCAGGGCTCTGGAAGCTTTGCAGATCAGCGATGAATACAAAGTGGCCATGCCGCTGGAT is a genomic window containing:
- a CDS encoding peroxiredoxin translates to MEEVQMNMMPRIGDHAPDFEAMTTKGKIKFSDFAKDKWVVMFSHPADFTPVCTTEMSGFAQRKSEFDALNTELLGLSIDSIHAHLGWVNNVKKNTGVYFDFPIVADIDMKVSKLYGMLQPNESETAAVRAVFFIDPSKKIRLIMYYPLNVGRNMDEILRALEALQISDEYKVAMPLDWKKGDKVIVPPPKTLDEMAARYQDTSCEMTDFYLCKKEIHLN